AGCCAGAATCGGACATATCGTAGAGGCCCGCGTTTTGGAAGCAATGGGTGTAGATTACATCGATGAGAGTGAAGTTTTGACCCCTGCTGATGAAGAGTATCACTTGAACAAACGTGATTATACGGTACCTTTTGTTTGCGGATGCCGCGACTTAGGTGAGGCAGCACGCCGTATCGGCGAAGGTGCTTCCATGCTTCGCACAAAGGGAGAGCCCGGTACTGGAAACATTGTTGAAGCTGTCCGCCACATTCGTAAAGTGAATGCCCAGATCCGCAAGGTGGCAGGCATGAATGAAGATGAACTGATGACAGAAGCTAAGCTGTTAGGCGCTCCGTATGAGCTTCTTCTTCAAATTAAAAGAGAAGGCCGTTTGCCGGTTGTTAACTTCGCAGCTGGCGGTGTAGCAACTCCAGCGGATGCCGCTCTAATGATGCAGCTTGGATCAGACGGAGTCTTTGTCGGATCCGGAATTTTCAAATCCGAAAACCCGGCTAAATTTGCCCGTGCCATTGTCGAAGCTACGACTCACTATGAAGACTATGCGCTAATCGCTGAACTGTCAAAAGGTCTTGGAACAGCGATGAAGGGCATTGAAATTTCCACACTTCTGCCTGAAAACCGTATGCAGGAGCGCGGCTGGTAAAAAGGAGTTTTGCATATGTACACAATTGGAGTATTAGGCCTGCAGGGAGCTTTCCGCGAGCATATTCGTTCTATTGAAGCGAGCGGAGCGAAAGCTGTTACGATAAAGCGTCCTGAGCAGCTGAATGAAATAGACGGATTGATTATTCCGGGTGGCGAGAGCACGACAATGCGCCGCCTGATTGATAAATACGGATTTATGGAGCCGCTGCGCCAGTTTACGGCGAGCCGAAAGCCGGTGTTCGGTACGTGCGCAGGGCTGATTATTCTGGCTTCGGAGATTGTCGGCTACGAGGAAGGACATCTCGCGGCCATGGATATTAAGGTCGAGCGCAATTCGTTCGGCCGCCAGCGGGAGAGCTTTGAAGCAGACTTGACCATTACAGGAGTCGGGGAAAATTTCACAGGCGTGTTTATTCGCGCTCCTCATATTGTTGAGGCTGGAGAGAATGTCGAAGTTCTTTCT
The Metabacillus sp. FJAT-52054 genome window above contains:
- the pdxS gene encoding pyridoxal 5'-phosphate synthase lyase subunit PdxS, with product MNTGTDRVKRGMAEMQKGGVIMDVVNAEQAKIAEEAGAVAVMALERVPADIRAAGGVARMADPTIVEEVMKAVSIPVMAKARIGHIVEARVLEAMGVDYIDESEVLTPADEEYHLNKRDYTVPFVCGCRDLGEAARRIGEGASMLRTKGEPGTGNIVEAVRHIRKVNAQIRKVAGMNEDELMTEAKLLGAPYELLLQIKREGRLPVVNFAAGGVATPADAALMMQLGSDGVFVGSGIFKSENPAKFARAIVEATTHYEDYALIAELSKGLGTAMKGIEISTLLPENRMQERGW
- the pdxT gene encoding pyridoxal 5'-phosphate synthase glutaminase subunit PdxT, which translates into the protein MYTIGVLGLQGAFREHIRSIEASGAKAVTIKRPEQLNEIDGLIIPGGESTTMRRLIDKYGFMEPLRQFTASRKPVFGTCAGLIILASEIVGYEEGHLAAMDIKVERNSFGRQRESFEADLTITGVGENFTGVFIRAPHIVEAGENVEVLSKYNGRIVAARQDHLLGCSFHPELTDDHRMTQLFLEMVKESKEKASA